The genomic window AAGTGATTTTTTGCTTAGTAACCCCATCCAAGGCCGTGTACGGATTAGTGAAGTTCGTAATTTGTCTATCTGCAACGCGAAGCACTAAGTTTTTAACGAAGTAATTAGGGACATCAGTTTTACTTTCTCTACGAGTTAGCAGTACCAACTTTTGAGGATCTAAAACATCGGTAACTACTTCGAAAGTACCTTCTTGGCAACGCCATAAAATTTCAGATTTTTTAGTATTTAAATCGAACTTAGCGATGAAAGGTAAATCGCCTTTTGGAGAAGCACCAGTGGTATTATTTAATAACAATTTAGTGCCATTATCTGTAGTTAAAATTACCTGACGGCCAAACTTGTTTTTCTCTGTTACTGGAGAACCAGGGTTATTGTAAGCATCGGTGGTATTTAACTCGTAAAGTGTTTCTAAAGCACCAGTTGAAGGATTAAATCTGCTTACTCTACTGCTTTGTTTGGTTCTAGACATTTCTCTTACCAATGCTAAGTTGGCATTTCCCCAGCTTACACCTGCAAACCGAGTTTTAGTTTTGAAAAGCTCTTTTTCAGCGCCATTAAAAGGTGCTTTCAATTCATAAACAGCGTCATGAAATTCTACATTTTTTTTGATTAAACCGCTATCTAATGGCTTTGCCCAAACTATTGTAGCAGCTTCATCATCTCTCCAATCGAAACCACGAGCTACGTTTTGTACGTTGTCGTATCCAGATGGGCGAACTTCTGTTGAAGGTAATTCAGCTAATACTTTAACTGTTTTTCCAGTTCTGTCTATCACTTTTACCGTAGATGGGAAGCCGTAAGCGGCCACTAAGTACGAAAAAGGTTTTTTAATGGTACGTACCATTAAATAGTTTTTATCTGGAGATAAACTTACCGTACTGTAAATTGCTGGAGCACCAATTGGCGTTTCTACACCACCTTTGTTTTGTACCAATTGTGAAGTGGCGAAGAACTCGAACAATTGCTCATCATAAGGCGATTTAATTAAATCTTGGATAGTTGCACTTGGAGCAACTTTACCTAAGTTTTCTTGTACAGTTGGACCTTTTGGCGCTAATGGGCGCTTAGGTGCTGCGCTTGCTGGCTTGGTAGCCACTTGGTAAAGCAATGTGTTATCGTCTACCCAAACTATACTGGAACCTAAAATTGCATTTAGTGGTTGTTTATTAATTTTGGTTGCCTTTGCAGTAGCTACGTCAATTACATACAAATCAATTCTATCTTGTGAAGTCTGCGTGAATGCAATTTTGGTTTCGCTAGGACTCCAGCGCACGTTGCCCGCAAATAATGTGGCTGGCAAACCGGTAACTGTACTGGTTTTACCAGTTTTGATGTTTTTTAAGCTAAAGCTGTTAACGTAGGTTTGTCTACTAGGAGAGTAATTGTTAGGGTTGATACGCATTCCAGCGATTTTGTACTCAGGCATCGCTAATTCCTCAATTGAAGGGTAAGGATTGCGATCGCTAAATAAAATCCATTCTGCCTTGCCATCTATGCTAACCCCTGGCGTAGGTTTGGCCAATAGCAAATCGGCCATAATTTTTGGTGGAGTTTGATAGGTTACTGCATCTTGGGCAAATGCGGTACCGCCTAAACCTACCAATAACAGGTTAAGTATAACTTTTTTCATTTTCAATATATAAAAGTTTAATTGATGATATAAACTTACATATTGAAAATGACTTTAGCTTTTTGTATCAAAAATTTTGGATAAGTCTGATTAAAGTTTCTTGATATCGATGACGTTTATTAGTCCATCGTTTTGATATAACATGTAGCAAGTTGCTGGTATAGGCATATCATTCTTACACTCTTTAGTAAGGTTAAAGCTTGCTAAAACTTTTTGTCCGTTTTCAGATGATGTAGTTTTATTTACATTACAAACCTTGTAAATTTTGTCCAATACTTGCAGATAAGTTCCCGTACAATTTTTGATAACTGTTGCATTAGCATAACTTTCTTTTTTGCAGCTAACTACGGAGCAGAAAACCATTACAAAAAAAAATGTATAAAGGCTTCATAAGCGTTAGATTTTTACAAGTGTAACTACAGCAGTTTTTTGGTTTGAAGTTGTAGCTATCACAACGTTTTTCAATTGAATTTGATAGTCTACACCGTTTAAAGTTATTGTCTCTTGCGTTGGCAATTTAACAAGGTTACATCCGCCAGTACAAAGTTTTATCTTGTTCTCAGTTTCGTTAGTTTTTATTAATAAGTCTGCAGCTGCATATCCTTCCCAAACACAGGTTACATTAACCGGGCAGCGACTGTCGATAAGGTTAGAAGCGGTAACTGTTAAAGTTTGGGTTCCGTTAGCAAAAGAAACAGCTGTGTTTTCAATCAATTGATAAGTTCCAGAAATATCCGATTTTCCTTTTTTGCACGAAAGTGTAGCAGTCATGATCATCAGAAATAAAGCTTTGACAAAGAACTTCATGATCATTATTTTTTATTATTTCTGTTAAAATTGAATTTAAGGTTAAGTCCTGCCGAGCTAATTCTCAGGTTCTTATCGCCCATGGTGTTAAGTGCAGGTTTATAATAAGGTTCGAAAATTAAAACGTTGTTGCCTATGCTTTGGTTAATACCAATTGCTATGATGGCACTATTAGCAAAATCAAATCCTTTTAAGTTACTCTCTTCGGTTTGGGTTTGGGTTTGCGCTTCTCCATTTCTATATCCGAAATTACTTAAACTGTAATTGTAAGTATATTTTTGGCTAAGGTAAGAACTAGAGTTGATGCCCGTTGAAATGTAAAAATCTTGTTTTTTACTTGGAAAAAATTTTAACACCATTGGTAAATCGATACTCAAAAGTCTGCCGTTGAAACTTAAATCGTTAGTAGCAGTGGCAGAATATGCCAAACCAGCTACAGGTGCATTCATGTCGTTTGTGTTACTTTTAGAAGCAAACATAGCTTGCGAAATTTCTGCAGGTACTTTGTTGTCGTAACTTACCTTATTCTGACTAATGCCAGCACCAAAGCTTAAAACCAAATTTTTAGTCACTTTTACGTTAGCAT from Pedobacter sp. SL55 includes these protein-coding regions:
- a CDS encoding prolyl oligopeptidase family serine peptidase; amino-acid sequence: MKKVILNLLLVGLGGTAFAQDAVTYQTPPKIMADLLLAKPTPGVSIDGKAEWILFSDRNPYPSIEELAMPEYKIAGMRINPNNYSPSRQTYVNSFSLKNIKTGKTSTVTGLPATLFAGNVRWSPSETKIAFTQTSQDRIDLYVIDVATAKATKINKQPLNAILGSSIVWVDDNTLLYQVATKPASAAPKRPLAPKGPTVQENLGKVAPSATIQDLIKSPYDEQLFEFFATSQLVQNKGGVETPIGAPAIYSTVSLSPDKNYLMVRTIKKPFSYLVAAYGFPSTVKVIDRTGKTVKVLAELPSTEVRPSGYDNVQNVARGFDWRDDEAATIVWAKPLDSGLIKKNVEFHDAVYELKAPFNGAEKELFKTKTRFAGVSWGNANLALVREMSRTKQSSRVSRFNPSTGALETLYELNTTDAYNNPGSPVTEKNKFGRQVILTTDNGTKLLLNNTTGASPKGDLPFIAKFDLNTKKSEILWRCQEGTFEVVTDVLDPQKLVLLTRRESKTDVPNYFVKNLVLRVADRQITNFTNPYTALDGVTKQKITYKRADGVDLTGDLYLPKGYNKDKDGPLPTLIWAYPREFNSASDAAQIRGSENKFITISSGGPIFYVTQGYAVLDNAEMPIVAAAGKRPNDSFVEQLKLNADAAINKLSEMGVGDRNRMAVGGHSYGAFMTANLLAHTNLFKAGIARSGAYNRTLTPFGFQNEDRTYWQAPQLYYEMSPFSYADKIKTPLLLIHGEMDDNQGTFPINSERLFNAVKGHGGTTRFVYLPYEAHGYRAKENILHMLWETNKWLDTYVKNAKPTTAK